The segment GTGCAGGTCAAAAACATGTGCTGCAAAGTGGATATACCTGTACTGTCAGTGGAATATATTTCAGAAATGTCACCTATGTATTTCATTGCAGTTTAGGTGATTGCAAATAAACTTGTTGGCTTGGCATCACTCTATGAGAAAGTTTGTGCTATGAGCAATGTATCGATGCTGCAGCACAGGCGTTTTGAAAAGTAACGCATGAGCGCATGAATCTGTCTCAATTCATAAATCATCATGTATCAAATCATTCATACTGATTGATGTATTGATTTAATaatagtggtgatgatgatgaccgTCCCACCCCATGCCCCACCCCTCCGGCCAGGTCTACCACCTTGGCTGCCTCCCAGTGTGGCCAGTCTGAAGACCTCCTCGAAGGTGAGCGTTTGGTACTGGGGGTCCTGGATGGTCAAGGCTTTAGAGGTATCCAACGTTCTCCGCACAGCATCCAGCATAGAGGGAGAGTAGCCTCCTGCCACATCTGCAAGGCCGGAAACACAGACACAAGCACAAGTGCATACACAGACAAATGTATTAATGCGTTAAACACAGAGCCAATTGCAACAAAAAATCACTGGTTTTCTAAAAACGAAACTAACGGGAAATAACATGCACCTGTGTGCTAAAATAAACCAGCAGATCAGCTAATCTCATGTTGTTATGGTGTGAAGCCAGTTTGATACCAGACAGGGAAACTAGAATAAAGTTGCCTCCATTGCCGGCCTCAATGAAAAAACAGGATCATCATAAATCGTAATGAATGTAAAATAAATATTCTAAGAAATAATATTATCTGTGCCATTTGAAATAACTTAATTAGACTTTAATTTGATCAAAAATATATTGATTATTATATAACTCAATCACGATTGCCTTGATTTAGTTACAAATTTAAAATATGGACAACTCAGGGATATTACattcgttttttttttatacagcACACATGGGCTAAAAACGATACAGAACACAGTGCGCTCAGGTAAAAGGAAGATGATCTGCTTTGTAGTGTGTTGTCATGGACTCACCTGTGCCCAGCCCCAGCTTTACTTTGTGGTTCAGAACCCTGCGGGCATCTAGCATACCACTGCACAACCTGAAGAGGGaaatgagcgagagagagggggaaatgagagagagagagagaatagagagaggagagaaatagaggagagagagagaatatgggcAGGTTCTATCTTGAGTGCTGATATGATATCTAGTATCACTGCTGTGTTCTTAAAAGGATAGGGTATGATATAAAAATAAGAATCGTGATTTATTTCTAAATCCTAAGACATGGTCTTTCCTTTCACATCTTCCATCAATGACCCTTGGGAATACACAGGCATAGTCAGGGAACGTGAACTGTAGGGTAATGAGAAACACTTACGAGATGTTGGAATTGGGACAGTGAGCGACGGACGCCCCTTTCTCTCTGAACAGCTTCAGCTCTTCATCGGTTAGGTGACAACCGTGAGCCATCACAGTCTGTGAACCATCACCATCAACATACTTACTACCATTACCACCgctatcattataatcatcaccaGCATACTTACTACCATTACCACCgctatcattataatcatcaacatcaacatacttactaccattaccaccgctatcattataatcatcaacatacttactaccattaccaccgctatcattataatcatcatcatcaacattagCATACTTACTACCATTACCACCgctatcattataatcatcaacatcaacatacttactaccattaccaccgctatcattataatcatcaacatcaacatacttactaccattaccaccgctatcattataatcatcatcaacatcagcatacttactaccattaccaccgctatcattataatcatcaacatcaacatacttactaccattaccaccgctatcattataatcatcatcaacatcagcatacttactaccattaccaccgctatcattataatcatcaacatcaacatacttactaccattaccaccgctatcattataatcatcaccaGCATACTTACTACCATTACCACCgctatcattataatcatcaccaGCATACTTACTACCATTACCACCgctatcattataatcatcaacatacttactaccattaccaccgctatcattataatcatcaacatacttactaccattaccaccgctatcattataatcatcatcaACATCCGCATACTTACTACCATTACCACCgctatcattataatcatcaacATCAACATACTTACTACCATTACCACCGCTATCATTAaaatcatcatcaacatcagcatacttactaccattaccaccgctatcattataatcatcatcaacatcagcatacttactaccattaccaccgctatcattataatcatcaacATACTTACTATCATTACCACCgctatcattataatcatcaacatcaacatacttactaccattaccaccgctatcattataatcatcaacatacttactaccattaccaccgctatcattataatcatcatcatcaacattagCATACTTACTACCATTACCACCGCTATCATTATAATCAGCAATATTATGATCTTCATTATCCATAGAATGTccttgtactgtgtgtgtgtgtgtgtgtgtgtgtgtgtgtgtgtgtgtgtgtgtgtgtgtgcgtgtgtgtgtgtgtgtgtgttgggctaACCTTGTCAGTGAGAAGGTTGTGTTTGTGGTAGACGTCTGTGTAGGAGTCGTAGTCTGGGAACAGTTCCTTCACCAGCTTCACCTCCTCCTTCGTCTCACTGATGTGACTCTGGGGATCACAGAGACGatcaatgtattttttaaatcttcAGGTGATTATCAATGTGTATGAATTAAAGGGAGATAGAGAATGGAAGGGAGATAAATACAGATAAATTATCACCCTCAAAGCAACATTCCCATAGGATTCTCTTGACTTGGTTACTGTGGCTACAGGCTGGCAAGGCTCACCTGGATGTGCAGGTTGTTATTCTGGGCGATCTCTCCCAGGTGACCCAGCAGGGCAGCAGAGCAAGACAGGGCGAAGCGCGGGGTCACCACTGGCCTCACAAGGGGGTACTGCCCCAAACAAGACAGAGACACCCGGTGAGCAAAATCCTAAAAAGCTCCTTTCACAGATTCTGATCacaaatgtgttgtttttttggggggggggggggtacaatcCCTACATTGCCACTGACTTGTACATGTTCCCTTAGATTCTATTAGACTTAGAAACCCCCCCTATGCTAGCAGGGCTAAGGAGTCTTACCTTCTTCTTCAACATCTCACTAATGAACCTAGAGCAACACAAaacaaatttttattttttatttaaaagaaTGCCAGACACAACCAACCCCCAAAAAACTCTTGACTCAGGAGTTGACtgctggggtgtattcattagttgcACACCGTAGAAAAACAGAAACTGTTTACtctaaacaaaaaaacattttacaatgaaaaCAAATTTCTATCAGGTAGGTCCCTCTCCGTTTCATTCCATTTCCTTCTGTTTGTTTCCCAATTAATACACCTCAGATGTGTGTTGGGCAAGATGTGAGTGTAAGGAAGGACTCAATCATGTTTTTCAGACTGCAGCAACTGGCTCAGAGACAATGATTTCCTCACTAATTTCTCCTTTCAGATTTGCTTGGAATGTATGCCATACTTGGAATGTATGTTGAAATATGACAAATGTTGTGAGATATATTGTGAGGCTAGAGCAGCAGTTATCAAACTTGGGACTGGATATGAAAATAGGGGTCGCGACTGGATATTAAAATAGGGTTGCGCGAGAATTTCCAAAATCCtgagaaaaataaaatatatcCCTTTGTGTCTCAAAATTATTGTATTGTGGTTAaccttaaaaataaaaatgatgcAAATCTAAATGATAAAATTCAACCAGAAAGCACCCGTAGATCATGGGAAAAGGCTGCACTTGACCGTTGCATTTGAAATCATTCCCATGGTGAATGGCTAGGCccgctatgaaaccacacactaatGCAGATACTTTAATATTATCGGCCGCAATTGATACggtgaaaacaatgtgtggggaggcagacacacagaaactcacatcaataccCTTGCCAGATAACACTTTTAAACTAAGAATGTAAACTATTGCTAGAAATCAAGAGGAAACTGACTAAATGACTCAAAAACGCCCCAGCAtatgctctccaaatggacgttagCTGTTAGGGCCAAGATGCCCATGCATTGACTTTTGTTCGCTATACATGTTGGGGGATTCTATTCACGAGGACATATTTTTCTTAAATGCCGCATTCAAAACTGGGAACTCTAAAATCTACGACTTCAGTCTTCAGTGCatttaagacaactgggaactctgtaAAAAAACAATCTCCGACTGCGAAAAATTGTTTTGAACGGTTACCCAACTCGaaattccaactcgggaactcagGCCTATTTCTAAAGCTATGACTTACTGACCTAGTATTTTCAGAGTTCCcggtcttgaaagcaccataaaactCATGGTACCCTTCGCCAGCTCATGTCTGTGTGAAGCTGGAATCAGTGCTCTCATCTGCATTAAAAcccctgactttgagaagctccgacGTGACATGCATCAAGCTCTCCCATCTCACTAGTGGTGATGAGACAAGATACATTATGTCAGACTCATTTGCAATTGACTGTCACAGCCCCACATTAAAAGCATGCAATGGTGAGTTGGGAAGACAATCcgaaatactgttagaatgtttttcaattgactgccaTAGCCGCAAATAAAAATGAAACATTCGCTGTTAATTCCatatttttttcccccacatGGTTGGGGTCCAGATATCAAAATGGGGCAGGACAAAAAGGTATGGGAACCCCTGTGCTGGAAGGTCCCATAAACTCATGTAAAGTCTAGAATGACATGTCTGTTCCCATTGGTTCTTGCTGCACAAGCCAGTCATGACTCAATATGCTTTTCTTAGTCATTACTCTATCCTCCTCCGAGGAAATTCTTTTCCATGTCACCTTACGGTCTTGAGGCATGAAAAGCCATTGTGAGAGCCCATAAACCCCTCCTCTGCAAAGCACCTGCTCTAATCATTTAACTCTTTATTATGTATACAGCTTTGCCCCCTATTCTGTCTATTACCTACCTGTTGGTTTCGTCATGGGACTCCTCTGGCGTCTCTCTGTAATGTGGGACAAAGTTGTTTGTATCCATACACACCTTGCCCACAAGGGCACGCTGTCCAAAATCATCTGGAATGACAAGAAACATTGGGAAAGGTCACCAAACTGGTGAAATCACCCATCAGGGGAGCTGCATTTGGTGTGATTAGAGTAGCACTCTGTCGAGACCGTATCAGACTGGAGTCAAAAGGGACATTTGTAATGTTGCTCATCAGCATTATGGAATAACCTAAATAATAAACTAAAGCTAACATTAAATCTCATAAACCAAACGGTGGGCGCTGTTGGTTGTGGTGAAACAATTCTGGTGTCCTCCCAAACTACAAACTCTAGACGGTTTAGGAGGAGTAATGCAACCATCAAAAGACAAACATTCCATGCATGCAGTAAGTAGATGAGAAAGTGACAAACTCCTCTACATACAAAACCCTATGTTCATGTCTTGTTCTGAGCTGGTGTTCGTAAAAATAATTTTCATTACAGTGGGTAACCATAATGACGGAATGCAGCAAATTAATATGTTCATGCCCAGCCAATCCCTGTACCTGAAACTCAATACTTTCATTACCTGCTATCCCTGCCCTCATTTAACCTCACACTGAAGTGTTTTATCATTTTATTTTCAGGACAACAAGTAcaacacaaaacataaaacagtTACATTCATAAGTTTTATTGCCAAATGTCAATAAAAAAAGGTCTGGCAAGCAAAAACCTCAAAAAATTGTTTTTTTGCAGAAATTGTTTCCTTGTTTCCTTCCTTTAtacaactagtcagtgacaactgcgTGGAGTTTGGActttgtgacagcaactatgtgatcttattacatacagtattatagacacaaAGTCCAGGGCAGAAATTGAACTTTGTGAAATAAACTTTAATATCCACAGGATAATTCTGAAATGGATCTGAGATATAGCAAAGCTTAGGAAAACATCAGGGACGATCACAATGCAATAATTGTGTATGATTTTCTATGTAGCAGAACCCTTACCTTCTAACGAGTCTTGTGCGGCGTGAGTGTCAGAGCAAAAcagtctcagcttttcatagtggggtcataatagttttgtAGCTCAAACTGCTTGGACTTTACAGACGTTTGTGTGAGAAGAACAGTTTTCGGGATCCGCCCGATCAGCCGTGGtctcacaaacaccgctctagttcAGCCCCCATCAATCGCACAGGCTAATCGTCGGCATCAGCAGATGCAGAAGACAGAGGAATCCAAcggaaaaaaaaaatatatgtttaagaGAGTTTGGAACAGAACAACAGACCCATCTTATTGAAGCCACCAAAGTTCAAGGCCAACTGCGATACTGCAGGCGTTGTttgcagaaaacaggatccccattacagtgaatgggaaaatggCCATCTTTGTGGTCAATCTtcatgtaaataaaataaaaatttgaagacaatcatggtaccaataattgcttctaatacaccaTATGCAAGTCCTTCAAACGATAATGTTGTAAAAATCACACACAGAAGTTAAAAGGACaatttagttgctaatggcagcctgcagtacccctgTCAGCCTTCTACTGGAGTTACTCAttgagagggggcagcactgagctagcctgcaacgccACTTCCTGAATTAGCTCAAACTGCGCATGTTATGTATCCATGAGATGCTATCTTAACCGACTTCATTTGGCTTCAATGCGCTATcgagtcttcacataggaatgaatggtgtcacgtgatcgatggctttgtccattccTATACAGTCATTGGTATAGAAGCACAAACACATTTCCGATTATAGCATGGGACTCAAAGCGTAAACAAAACATTCACACACTAGACTCCTCCCACAATGACGTTTGCACTGTGAAATTGAACATTGTCAACATAACCCAACTACATAGCGAGAGACTGGGTGCCGGAGGCTGGCCTAGGAGTCAACACAGCTGCCTCCAGACCACTTGTATTGTGTCCCCCTGCAGCGAGGTTATAATCCCCACAACGCCACTTGTAATACTGTCTATCccctgctgtctgtctccctACTTTCCTGTCTAAATAAATATAACACATTTGAAAGAGTGGAGTTCCAAtccccctttaaaaaaaaaaagagactgATTGATTGATACATTGTTGCATAACAACTTATGCAGTGGAGGCGTGTGTGTGGGTATTCCAGGTACAGTTGTACATTGTGACTGAGGTTAATGTTTAGAGCCAGTCAACTAACATCCTGTGCTCTTTTATCACAGAGCATGCCTTGTCCTTCCCTTCCTCTGTCATTATTACTTATGTAATAAACAAGAGTTAAACAGGCGAGAAGAACACTGGGAACAGGTCAAAGTACAACCACTCTGACTAAATCGCACAAACATCTGGGTTATGTTCAATGTTAAGCCATTGTGCAAGTGAGCGGTAGAGTGTGTCTGCAGGTTTGTGTATTTATGTGTCTGTTTTCTCACCTGCGATTTGGCCCAGCAGGAGAGAAGCGTCGGTGTGTATGGTGGCAAAGTAACAGGCCGTAGTCGTACCATTTCTCAGGGTTCTTTTCTGAAATAGACAGAGATTGTTTTAGTATTCAGGCCCTATTGTTCATAAACACCACTCCATCACTGCAAATTTCACCTGCCCTAGCCTGCTGTGTTACAATGTATCCAGATTCCATCGGATTTTCTATGCTACTGTCACTGTGAGCTTTCCTTACAGTAGCCAAGGAAGCAACCTAAATAGTTAACATTTTTATTGTTTTTGCTACACTGCAGGTCATTTAAAATAAGCTAAAGCTTCACATACATAAACTCTCTTTAACCTTTATTAAAATGGCCATAGCAGCCTGTTATTGGCCCTCCTTTGGAATTCCTATCCCTGCAAGGGAGCAAAGACGTCAACCAAAGTTTCTGCTCCGGAGTGTCCATTATCATTGCAATATTAACCTCTGCAACACAAGGCTTTAAATAAGTATAACAGACGATTTAGAATAGGAAATAAGGATAAGAATGGTCTATAATCCTCTATGCAAGTGGGACGGATTCATTCGGGTGCGCAAAGGCATATATTTTAAAACATTGTGTGTTTCTTATTAGACAAGTCCAGGTCTGTTTCAGttcgttttcttccatttggtgtcTGATGAACACGACCCTGATGACTTCTATAGGCTGAGGTTTGTTAGTTTGGCCCAGACAGCTCACCACGACATGGGTGTAGACGTTGCGGGCGAACTCCAAGTCTTTGTAGCAGGCCTCCACTGGGAAGGTGTACGTGTTGAGCCACTGTAGCAGGGGCAGGTCCAGGGCTGTGCCTGCATAGCTGTACTGAGACGCGTGGATGTGGGTGTCCACCATCCCTGGCATGAAGAACTCACTACAGACAACAAAATGAACTTTAGGATAATAACTTGGTTGTGTTCAGTCACAAATAGATTAGGAATTAGTGTTACTCTCATAGGATGGACTCATCACTCACTACTGTCCAAGCTGTGTAACAGCCAAGGCCTCAAACCCCCACTTCTGTGAAAGACTGTCGACTTCCTGCCCACTCCCAATGAAGGCAATCTGTCAACATGAGAAGCAACCAAAGACAAGGTGCTGattagagcaagagagagacagagcctgactCAACAAGGTGTTCATTCATTTAAATATAATTTATCCATGCATTGTTAATTGATCTACTGTAACACATTAAGGCAGTCAGATGACACAAACACCctcaacatacagtacattcggaaagtattcagacctatccacattgttacattacagcctgattctaaaatagattaaataaaaacatttcctcatcaatctacacacaatgacaaagctaaaacagttttgcaaaaaaaaaaaaaaaaatgaaacaccttattgtacataagtattcagaccctttgctatgataaaatgtatttatgaagcccttttcacatcagccgatgtcacaaagcgctatacagaaacccagcctgaaaccccaaacagcaagcaacgcaAAAGCACGGTGGcgtggaaaaactccctagaaaggccagaacccaggaagaaacctagagaggaaccaggctctgaggggtggc is part of the Salvelinus namaycush isolate Seneca chromosome 18, SaNama_1.0, whole genome shotgun sequence genome and harbors:
- the gda gene encoding guanine deaminase isoform X2, which produces MPGMVDTHIHASQYSYAGTALDLPLLQWLNTYTFPVEACYKDLEFARNVYTHVVKRTLRNGTTTACYFATIHTDASLLLGQIADDFGQRALVGKVCMDTNNFVPHYRETPEESHDETNRFISEMLKKKYPLVRPVVTPRFALSCSAALLGHLGEIAQNNNLHIQSHISETKEEVKLVKELFPDYDSYTDVYHKHNLLTDKTVMAHGCHLTDEELKLFREKGASVAHCPNSNISLCSGMLDARRVLNHKVKLGLGTDVAGGYSPSMLDAVRRTLDTSKALTIQDPQYQTLTFEEVFRLATLGGSQALSLDEHTGNFQVGKDFDALRVNTAIEGGPIDLINHGEGPKVLLEKFLNLGDDRNIAEVYVAGKRVVPFVETP
- the gda gene encoding guanine deaminase isoform X1, whose protein sequence is MTSSNESAVDIAHVYRGTFVHSTDHTAVEIQEDRLLGVDTEGKIAFIGSGQEVDSLSQKWGFEALAVTQLGQYEFFMPGMVDTHIHASQYSYAGTALDLPLLQWLNTYTFPVEACYKDLEFARNVYTHVVKRTLRNGTTTACYFATIHTDASLLLGQIADDFGQRALVGKVCMDTNNFVPHYRETPEESHDETNRFISEMLKKKYPLVRPVVTPRFALSCSAALLGHLGEIAQNNNLHIQSHISETKEEVKLVKELFPDYDSYTDVYHKHNLLTDKTVMAHGCHLTDEELKLFREKGASVAHCPNSNISLCSGMLDARRVLNHKVKLGLGTDVAGGYSPSMLDAVRRTLDTSKALTIQDPQYQTLTFEEVFRLATLGGSQALSLDEHTGNFQVGKDFDALRVNTAIEGGPIDLINHGEGPKVLLEKFLNLGDDRNIAEVYVAGKRVVPFVETP